A single window of uncultured Methanospirillum sp. DNA harbors:
- a CDS encoding response regulator gives MGFRILVIEDNEQNMYLMHFLLESMGHTVIEAMEGEEGIRQAKESNPDIILLDIQLPGMDGYEIAQRIRNSPDIAKIPIIAVTSYAMAGDREKAMASGVNDYIEKPINPATFHDQIRKYFPGQVT, from the coding sequence ATGGGCTTTAGAATTCTTGTGATTGAAGATAACGAGCAGAATATGTACCTGATGCACTTTCTCCTCGAGTCAATGGGACATACTGTCATTGAAGCCATGGAAGGAGAGGAAGGGATTCGTCAGGCGAAAGAGAGCAATCCTGATATCATTCTTCTTGATATCCAACTTCCCGGAATGGACGGATACGAGATCGCACAGCGGATCAGGAACTCACCAGATATAGCAAAGATCCCGATCATCGCAGTCACCTCCTACGCCATGGCAGGAGACCGTGAAAAGGCGATGGCTTCAGGAGTAAACGATTACATTGAGAAACCCATCAATCCGGCTACCTTTCACGATCAGATCAGGAAGTACTTTCCCGGACAGGTGACATGA
- a CDS encoding bacteriohemerythrin: MSLFTWNEKYSVHVETMDTQHKKLFELIAKLHEAMSAGKGNTEVGEILRGLNEYTTTHFADEEKYMESFGYTGLAEQKKQHQVFIDKINGYEKDLSEKRLGLSIDVLNFLKDWLVQHIQTTDAKYTENFHTHGMK; encoded by the coding sequence ATGTCACTCTTTACCTGGAATGAGAAATACTCGGTTCATGTTGAAACGATGGATACTCAGCACAAAAAACTCTTTGAACTTATCGCAAAGCTCCATGAGGCCATGTCTGCAGGGAAAGGGAACACAGAGGTAGGAGAAATTCTCCGGGGCCTCAACGAGTACACCACCACCCACTTTGCAGACGAAGAGAAGTACATGGAGTCATTCGGATATACCGGGCTTGCAGAACAGAAGAAACAGCATCAGGTGTTCATCGATAAGATCAACGGGTATGAGAAGGATCTGAGCGAGAAGAGACTCGGACTTTCAATTGATGTTCTTAATTTTCTGAAAGACTGGCTGGTTCAGCACATCCAGACAACAGATGCAAAATATACAGAAAATTTTCATACACACGGCATGAAGTAA
- a CDS encoding cation-translocating P-type ATPase, which yields MSVQFLDLQSITGLTDEEAAIRLKTDGFNEIAGSTKSSTLDIIAEVVREPMFLLLVASGLLYFLLGDITEGFMLLGFVFVIIGITVYQEQKTERALESLKNLSSPRALVIRSGEQKRIAGREVVVGDLLILAEGDRVPADGVLLATCHITIDESLLTGESVPVRKVPVSGDFVNDSPVSEPGGDDQPFVYSGTMVVQGQGLVEVRATGCHTGMGKIGTVLQSVERSETRLKGEIAWMVRVIATVGVLLCSIIVLVYGFVHGSWIEGLLAGITLAMAILPEEFPVVLTVFLALGAWRLSAYNVLTRQVPAIETLGSATVLCVDKTGTLTKNRMIVRSFCLEGRIIPYDPSQINTVADPCHELAEYAILACKKDPFDPMEKALLELAEGDFGKTEHIHTYEHVVEYPLSPALLAMSNVWRSSDGSDYIIASKGAPEAVADLCHLCEAESGRLVAHIDALAADGLRVLGVARASFKQEELPSGQHEFEFSFLGLIGFADPVREGIAEAVQECYSAGMRIIMITGDYPLTAMNIGRQIGLQRSDTCITGAELREMSENELRSRIQTTTIFARAVPEQKLQIVNALKANGEVVAMTGDGVNDAPALKSADIGIAMGGRGTDVAREAASLVLLDDNFASIVSAVRQGRRIYDNLKKAMVYIFSVHIPIAGISMIPVLFNTPLILMPVHIVFLELVIDPACSIVFESEPEEKDVMNRPPRQAEERLFTRKTLLISILQGLVVLAVVYLVYQMALSRGLDEPAVRTLTFTTIVVANLCLILTNRSWHETLKTILQTPNRAMAWVFAGTLISLGLVISVPELMNLFRFGAVSLVDLSLSVLAGFVSIVWFEVYKIRVRSR from the coding sequence ATGTCAGTACAGTTTCTTGACCTCCAATCGATCACCGGACTAACAGATGAAGAGGCAGCCATCAGACTGAAGACCGACGGGTTCAACGAGATCGCAGGATCAACAAAGAGCAGTACCCTCGACATTATTGCAGAGGTTGTCAGAGAACCGATGTTCCTGCTCCTTGTCGCCAGCGGACTGCTCTATTTCCTCCTCGGTGACATCACCGAAGGGTTCATGCTGCTGGGATTTGTGTTTGTCATTATCGGCATCACGGTGTACCAGGAGCAGAAGACCGAAAGGGCACTGGAATCGCTGAAAAATCTCTCAAGCCCCCGTGCCCTTGTGATCCGGAGCGGTGAGCAGAAACGGATCGCAGGAAGGGAGGTTGTAGTCGGAGACCTCCTGATCCTAGCCGAAGGAGACCGTGTTCCTGCTGATGGGGTTCTTCTTGCCACATGTCATATCACTATTGATGAGTCGCTCCTGACCGGTGAATCTGTCCCTGTCCGAAAAGTTCCTGTTTCCGGTGACTTTGTCAACGATTCTCCTGTATCTGAACCCGGTGGTGATGACCAGCCCTTTGTGTACTCCGGAACCATGGTTGTTCAGGGTCAGGGACTCGTGGAGGTCAGGGCTACCGGTTGTCATACCGGGATGGGAAAGATCGGTACTGTTCTGCAATCGGTGGAACGGAGTGAGACCCGGCTGAAAGGAGAGATCGCGTGGATGGTCAGGGTGATCGCCACGGTCGGGGTACTGCTCTGCAGCATCATCGTCCTGGTCTACGGGTTTGTTCACGGCAGCTGGATCGAGGGGCTGCTTGCCGGAATTACCCTTGCCATGGCGATCCTGCCTGAAGAATTTCCCGTCGTTCTGACTGTCTTTCTCGCCCTTGGTGCATGGAGGTTGTCTGCATACAACGTGCTGACCCGCCAGGTTCCCGCAATTGAGACCCTAGGTTCTGCAACCGTGCTCTGTGTAGACAAGACCGGAACCCTTACCAAAAACAGGATGATTGTCCGTTCCTTCTGTTTGGAAGGTCGCATCATCCCGTATGATCCATCACAGATCAATACGGTGGCTGATCCCTGTCATGAACTTGCAGAGTATGCTATCCTTGCCTGTAAGAAAGATCCCTTTGATCCGATGGAAAAAGCCCTGCTTGAACTGGCAGAAGGGGATTTCGGAAAGACTGAACATATCCACACCTATGAGCATGTCGTTGAATATCCCCTCTCTCCGGCGCTGCTTGCGATGTCAAACGTATGGCGTTCCTCTGACGGAAGCGACTACATAATTGCGTCAAAAGGGGCTCCCGAGGCAGTGGCAGATCTCTGCCATCTTTGTGAGGCAGAGAGTGGGAGACTTGTAGCTCACATCGATGCACTTGCAGCTGATGGTCTCCGGGTCCTGGGTGTTGCACGGGCATCATTCAAACAAGAAGAACTTCCATCAGGACAGCACGAGTTTGAGTTCTCATTTCTCGGGCTTATCGGATTTGCTGACCCGGTACGTGAGGGGATAGCAGAAGCGGTGCAGGAGTGCTACTCTGCAGGAATGAGGATCATCATGATCACCGGTGATTATCCCCTGACTGCCATGAATATCGGCAGACAGATCGGTCTTCAACGTTCTGATACATGCATTACCGGGGCTGAACTGCGGGAGATGAGTGAGAATGAACTCAGATCCCGTATTCAAACGACAACGATCTTTGCCAGGGCAGTCCCTGAACAGAAACTACAGATCGTCAATGCACTCAAGGCCAACGGTGAGGTTGTTGCAATGACGGGTGATGGTGTGAATGATGCACCTGCCCTTAAATCAGCTGATATCGGGATTGCGATGGGGGGACGTGGTACTGATGTCGCACGTGAAGCAGCGTCTCTTGTTCTGCTTGATGACAACTTTGCCTCCATCGTCTCTGCAGTCAGACAGGGCCGCCGGATCTATGACAACCTGAAGAAAGCAATGGTGTATATCTTCTCGGTCCACATCCCCATCGCAGGTATCTCGATGATTCCTGTCCTCTTCAACACTCCCCTGATTCTCATGCCGGTCCATATAGTTTTTCTTGAACTGGTCATAGATCCTGCTTGTTCAATCGTGTTTGAGTCTGAACCTGAAGAGAAGGACGTGATGAACCGGCCGCCACGGCAGGCAGAAGAGCGTCTGTTTACCAGGAAGACACTTCTCATCAGCATTCTGCAGGGACTGGTTGTGCTTGCGGTGGTATACCTTGTCTATCAGATGGCACTATCACGGGGTCTTGATGAACCTGCTGTGCGGACACTGACATTCACGACCATCGTTGTTGCCAACCTTTGCCTGATCCTGACGAACCGGTCATGGCATGAGACCCTCAAGACGATCCTCCAGACACCGAACCGTGCAATGGCCTGGGTATTTGCAGGAACTCTCATCAGCCTGGGACTCGTCATAAGCGTCCCGGAGCTCATGAACCTCTTCAGGTTCGGGGCAGTCTCTCTGGTTGATCTCTCTCTCAGTGTTCTTGCCGGCTTTGTGAGCATTGTCTGGTTTGAGGTCTACAAGATTCGGGTACGAAGCCGGTGA
- a CDS encoding IPT/TIG domain-containing protein, with translation MNSNSLILILLCLVAGWGMIMAVSASGESYQCVISWGSEGSNISQFEDPASIAVDLNGDIYVADTGNNRVQKFNSTGGYLLSWGSYGSSTSQFKNLSGIAADLCGGVYVADTGNNRIQKFSPQGDYLLSWGCEGSNTSQFLRPSGITADAVGTVYVADTGNNRIQKFNSIGQFITTWGSQGSYNNEFNSPVGVAVHPNGSVYVADRYNSRIQKFNISGSFQGSWNGSETSMVNPQGVAVDTAGDVYVTDTDLNAVRVFTSNGTQTASCGGYGTEIGRFNNPEGLIVNASGSVYVCDTFNNRIQVFSLHPNNTTPITTPAIMTIHPAFGHSTGPLPITISGKNLGSGTVTLWKGDKTLKGNWTEGKTNTSSTMYVTLPLKGASTGVYNMSIKIQNGSSVTKYDAFTVLSGSTVPIPRDLYLI, from the coding sequence ATGAACTCTAATTCTCTGATTCTTATTCTCTTGTGTCTTGTGGCAGGATGGGGCATGATCATGGCGGTGTCTGCATCAGGTGAGAGTTACCAGTGTGTAATCTCCTGGGGGAGTGAGGGTTCCAATATCAGCCAGTTTGAAGATCCTGCCTCCATTGCCGTTGATCTGAACGGCGACATCTACGTGGCAGATACCGGTAACAACCGTGTTCAGAAGTTCAACTCAACCGGGGGATATCTCCTCTCATGGGGTAGTTACGGCTCGAGCACCAGTCAGTTCAAAAACCTTTCAGGCATTGCAGCCGATCTCTGCGGTGGTGTGTATGTTGCAGATACCGGCAACAACCGGATTCAGAAGTTCAGTCCTCAGGGTGATTACCTCCTCTCGTGGGGATGCGAGGGTTCCAATACCAGCCAGTTTTTGAGGCCTTCGGGGATAACTGCAGACGCTGTAGGCACCGTGTATGTTGCAGATACCGGGAATAACCGAATCCAGAAGTTCAATTCAATCGGGCAGTTCATCACCACCTGGGGTTCACAGGGATCATACAACAATGAGTTCAACTCTCCTGTGGGAGTTGCTGTTCATCCCAACGGGAGTGTATACGTTGCTGACCGGTACAACTCCCGTATCCAGAAGTTCAATATATCCGGTTCATTCCAAGGCTCTTGGAACGGGTCAGAGACAAGTATGGTAAACCCACAAGGAGTTGCGGTTGACACCGCCGGAGATGTCTATGTCACTGATACCGATCTGAATGCGGTCAGAGTGTTCACCTCAAATGGAACCCAAACCGCCTCATGTGGTGGGTATGGAACAGAAATCGGGAGATTCAACAATCCGGAAGGATTGATAGTCAATGCCAGCGGGTCTGTGTATGTCTGTGACACCTTTAACAACCGCATCCAGGTCTTCAGTCTGCACCCGAACAACACAACCCCAATCACCACCCCTGCGATCATGACGATTCATCCGGCATTCGGGCATAGCACCGGCCCGCTCCCGATAACCATATCTGGCAAAAACCTTGGATCCGGCACAGTAACTCTGTGGAAAGGGGATAAAACCCTGAAAGGAAACTGGACCGAAGGGAAGACGAACACCAGTTCAACCATGTATGTTACTCTGCCACTCAAGGGTGCATCCACCGGTGTATACAATATGAGTATAAAGATCCAGAACGGCTCTTCGGTTACGAAGTATGATGCATTCACCGTGCTTTCAGGATCAACCGTTCCTATTCCGCGGGATCTCTACCTTATATGA
- a CDS encoding DUF3821 domain-containing protein, which yields MTIRFLIVTILLLIIPGLAAATSVIIPAGGDVFLGEEGLDVRTAVPSPYDAIAFYPPGSSPGRDMPLDIRHIESSSFTVSPSLYSDRVGSWYQWDSRRAGPGIIAFTVREPRVNVRILQRLTMEDISSGTVPRGSDLLLQLDTNLGSVLQRPGYNPTSDGLLDLLITTPGGGTLTAVETRNGGSASLTRINPQGSLQTYPSVQTGGWDTGASGGSNYLYSAGTYTVQPKLAFNRADENLKSASLGYNIRGASITLGSDRTTIGTRDDQVIRGHSFSVTISGTPGVPVYFWVDAGSRSGSPGDQPPMILFAQEGVSQDSPDGPYSIGSYRPRSSGERSIRDLVPHEPYNGVKYYGMIVPDRNGKRTLELRTTDQTDDARYTLKVESPSGGSTVHTDEIPITVQKGSVSVVTGKDSYAIGEEVRLSGHNSESCDTYLYITGPNLPSAGGRLDRPRQAVTTGDPSSFTTASGDCETWDYRLYTGELGLDAGTYTIYAVPSPVSRNNLGSVPYQTISLTLRRPYVTLKPQETEVAKGDSITLTGMSSGIGRGSVAVWIFGRNYFRYDQASVERDGYFEYEIPASQTGDMVAGQYVVIIQHPMTNGEFDIWPDGQRQLVLGRYPYSGSPIFRVGGPGALMGSDAANALISALNSAYIDDTYTRWDIRVMSPKITLDSSSLRQDADGLVVIRGTTNLGAGKRLLIEVSDNRFAPTRKDLREDSYGFSGTAEILDGEGERQFSLTVPQGRLVPGEYRVMVQAVESEATTSGLLTVTQPLLEPTIVPTIRPEQPPVSLVTESANLSTTFVVPTISVQVTTLPTPAETVQSPVPTATPVPVQSDDRTVSLFTGMGVGLLIAGFIGLLIYLFRRKSDDDPEEEIQNSDDEETVNKESVYEMNEEEET from the coding sequence ATGACTATCAGGTTTCTCATCGTAACCATACTACTTCTGATCATCCCGGGACTTGCAGCAGCCACCTCTGTAATAATTCCTGCAGGAGGAGATGTTTTTCTCGGTGAGGAAGGACTTGATGTGAGGACAGCGGTTCCGTCACCCTATGACGCGATCGCATTTTATCCTCCTGGATCGTCACCGGGGCGTGACATGCCCCTTGATATCAGGCATATTGAATCATCTTCATTCACGGTGAGTCCCAGCCTCTACTCTGACCGGGTTGGCTCGTGGTACCAATGGGATAGCAGAAGGGCCGGGCCGGGAATCATCGCGTTTACGGTGAGAGAACCGAGGGTGAATGTCCGCATCCTGCAACGGTTGACCATGGAGGATATCTCCTCCGGGACAGTTCCCAGGGGTTCTGATCTCCTGCTCCAGCTTGACACAAATCTTGGTTCGGTGTTGCAGCGTCCCGGGTACAACCCTACCAGCGACGGACTCCTTGACCTCCTCATCACCACCCCCGGGGGTGGCACTCTGACTGCTGTCGAGACGAGAAATGGTGGCAGTGCCTCGTTAACACGGATAAACCCCCAGGGTTCTCTTCAGACATACCCTTCAGTCCAGACCGGTGGATGGGATACCGGTGCATCAGGTGGAAGTAACTATCTTTACTCAGCTGGCACGTACACGGTCCAGCCTAAACTTGCATTCAACCGTGCTGATGAGAATCTCAAATCTGCCTCCCTGGGTTACAACATAAGGGGTGCATCGATTACACTGGGATCAGACCGAACCACCATAGGTACCCGTGATGACCAGGTCATCAGAGGACACTCCTTCTCTGTTACGATCTCGGGAACTCCGGGGGTGCCGGTTTACTTCTGGGTTGATGCAGGATCGAGAAGTGGCAGTCCGGGAGATCAGCCACCGATGATCCTCTTTGCCCAGGAGGGTGTCAGCCAGGACTCTCCTGATGGGCCGTACTCTATCGGGTCATACCGCCCGAGATCATCTGGCGAAAGAAGTATCAGGGACCTGGTCCCTCATGAACCATACAACGGTGTGAAGTATTATGGCATGATCGTGCCTGACAGGAACGGGAAACGAACTCTTGAACTGAGGACCACTGACCAGACAGATGATGCCAGGTACACGCTCAAGGTTGAGAGCCCGTCAGGTGGATCAACAGTTCATACCGACGAGATCCCGATAACCGTGCAGAAGGGTTCGGTCAGTGTTGTAACAGGCAAAGACTCGTATGCCATCGGTGAGGAGGTGAGACTCTCGGGCCACAACTCGGAGTCATGCGATACATATCTCTACATAACCGGTCCGAACCTGCCCTCTGCAGGAGGACGGCTTGACCGGCCACGTCAGGCAGTCACAACCGGAGATCCGTCCTCGTTTACGACCGCGTCCGGCGATTGTGAGACCTGGGACTACCGCCTGTACACCGGTGAACTCGGGCTTGATGCAGGAACATATACCATTTACGCAGTTCCTTCCCCCGTGAGCCGGAATAACCTTGGTTCGGTTCCATACCAGACGATCTCCCTCACTCTCCGCAGACCCTATGTGACACTCAAACCCCAGGAGACCGAGGTTGCGAAAGGAGACTCTATCACCCTCACCGGCATGAGTTCGGGTATCGGCCGGGGATCTGTTGCGGTCTGGATCTTTGGGAGAAATTATTTCAGATACGACCAGGCCTCTGTTGAACGTGACGGTTACTTTGAGTATGAGATACCTGCATCGCAGACCGGGGATATGGTTGCCGGTCAGTATGTTGTGATCATCCAGCACCCGATGACAAATGGTGAGTTTGATATCTGGCCTGACGGCCAGAGACAACTGGTCCTCGGCAGGTACCCGTATTCAGGCTCTCCTATCTTCAGGGTTGGCGGTCCGGGTGCTCTCATGGGATCTGATGCAGCCAACGCACTCATCAGTGCCCTGAACAGTGCATACATCGATGACACCTATACCAGATGGGATATCAGGGTCATGAGCCCGAAGATCACATTAGACTCATCCTCGCTCAGGCAGGATGCAGACGGCCTGGTTGTGATCAGGGGCACCACCAACCTGGGTGCAGGCAAGCGGCTCCTCATCGAGGTGAGTGATAACCGGTTTGCTCCGACCAGGAAGGATCTCCGTGAGGACTCATACGGATTCTCAGGAACTGCCGAGATTCTGGACGGAGAGGGGGAGCGGCAGTTCTCCCTGACTGTTCCGCAGGGCCGTCTTGTTCCGGGAGAGTACCGGGTGATGGTACAGGCTGTTGAGTCAGAAGCGACCACATCAGGTCTTTTAACCGTGACACAGCCACTTCTGGAGCCGACCATCGTGCCAACGATCAGGCCTGAACAGCCACCGGTATCTCTGGTAACTGAGTCTGCAAACCTTTCAACCACATTCGTAGTTCCGACTATTTCCGTCCAGGTTACGACCCTTCCGACTCCTGCCGAGACGGTACAGTCCCCGGTCCCGACTGCAACCCCTGTGCCTGTGCAGTCAGATGATCGGACGGTCTCTCTCTTTACCGGGATGGGTGTTGGTCTCCTGATAGCCGGCTTCATCGGTCTGCTGATTTACCTGTTCAGAAGAAAAAGCGATGATGATCCTGAAGAAGAGATTCAAAATTCAGATGATGAAGAGACGGTGAACAAAGAGTCTGTTTACGAGATGAACGAGGAAGAAGAGACCTAA
- a CDS encoding Nre family DNA repair protein encodes MSIGKGEYLRTLTAATVHMKSVPVGTDLAGSSPPSVFIGSSNYPKVYAGPMIAPMHGDTSVMDRPEEWIPGNIPQDEIIRYRLSLVRGMHQVKATEIDDRFIGKLQEIALSDKSIESEATFSTAPAGFSFSEEHTPYGPSAPIKRLEIEEQRWNCDLEKVYYDTDLKAADAVVGLHHSNTPFSHIQKAFSVGVMGNGRGRRLVPTRWSITACDTIIGNHLLKEVKKCSAIDTWKVHEFSSLNNRYAVILMPTPWQYEWTEAFVRVLGNEELVFSDHELHKPKTQYSHLGGCYYSCKMAVLEALAEQQRQAGAIILREASSGYVPLGVFNVRENVRNAMKQKPQEFEDEKQVKDYLSGTFTLPLRRFEEAGTLFHNLGRKRQTTLGEF; translated from the coding sequence ATGTCAATCGGTAAAGGCGAATACCTGCGAACGCTCACCGCTGCGACGGTGCATATGAAGTCTGTACCGGTAGGTACAGACCTTGCAGGAAGTTCTCCACCCTCTGTCTTTATCGGCTCGTCGAACTACCCGAAGGTCTATGCCGGTCCGATGATTGCACCGATGCACGGCGATACATCGGTCATGGACCGACCCGAAGAGTGGATCCCGGGAAATATCCCCCAGGACGAGATCATCAGGTACAGGCTCAGCCTGGTCAGGGGGATGCACCAGGTAAAGGCAACAGAAATTGATGACAGGTTCATCGGAAAGCTCCAGGAGATAGCACTCTCAGACAAGTCAATCGAGAGCGAGGCTACCTTTTCCACAGCACCGGCCGGTTTTTCATTCAGCGAGGAGCACACACCCTATGGTCCGAGTGCGCCGATAAAACGCCTTGAGATCGAGGAGCAGCGCTGGAACTGTGACCTTGAGAAGGTGTATTATGATACCGATCTGAAGGCAGCCGATGCGGTTGTCGGGCTGCATCACAGTAACACCCCATTCTCCCATATCCAGAAGGCCTTCTCGGTCGGCGTGATGGGAAACGGGAGGGGAAGACGTCTTGTGCCCACCCGGTGGTCGATAACGGCCTGTGACACCATCATCGGAAACCACCTGCTCAAAGAGGTGAAGAAGTGTTCTGCCATTGATACCTGGAAGGTGCACGAGTTCAGCAGCCTCAACAACCGATACGCTGTCATTCTCATGCCAACTCCCTGGCAGTACGAATGGACAGAGGCATTTGTCAGGGTGCTTGGAAATGAGGAACTCGTCTTCTCAGATCACGAACTGCATAAACCGAAGACACAGTACTCACATCTTGGTGGATGTTACTACTCCTGTAAGATGGCGGTCCTTGAAGCCCTGGCAGAGCAGCAGAGGCAGGCAGGAGCAATCATCCTCCGTGAAGCATCTTCCGGGTATGTACCCCTCGGAGTTTTCAACGTGCGTGAGAACGTGCGAAACGCGATGAAACAGAAACCACAGGAGTTCGAGGATGAAAAACAGGTCAAGGACTACCTGTCAGGTACGTTCACGTTGCCACTCAGACGGTTCGAAGAAGCAGGGACTCTCTTTCACAATCTTGGGAGAAAGCGGCAGACAACTCTTGGTGAGTTTTGA
- a CDS encoding PIN domain-containing protein codes for MRSVFIDTSFVIVIFTPEDRHHKQALEIAHKLFDYTEIWITDAVIYEIGNSFSKTGKQIIAEFIRDCYSTEQIQVVKTDEPLLMKALTHYSDYLDKDWSLTDCLSFEVMKEKNIAIAYSSDHHFEQAGFQYVLR; via the coding sequence ATGAGATCTGTCTTCATCGATACCTCTTTTGTCATTGTGATATTCACTCCAGAAGACAGGCACCATAAGCAGGCTCTGGAAATTGCACATAAACTTTTTGATTATACAGAGATCTGGATTACAGATGCCGTGATCTATGAGATCGGAAATTCATTTTCAAAAACCGGCAAACAGATAATTGCAGAGTTCATCAGGGATTGTTACTCAACCGAACAGATACAGGTTGTAAAGACAGATGAACCGCTCCTCATGAAAGCTCTCACGCATTATTCTGATTACCTCGATAAAGACTGGAGTCTCACAGACTGTCTCTCTTTTGAAGTGATGAAAGAGAAGAATATTGCCATTGCTTACTCTTCAGATCATCACTTTGAACAGGCTGGCTTTCAATACGTGCTTCGCTAA
- a CDS encoding M3 family metallopeptidase gives MGRQIIIAGVVTLLLIITALSVIWFSTDDHTLQTRLSSPDTGDPIRLTYTAGEIPDEINQSIADTTRDLDDLAAIPEPSRNFTNTDVRLDEILADFDEKTLKYSLVAEISTDPAVKSDAEQASYHRDEFLNAVYLREDIAHALSRVTPDQGIDRELHNRLTDDFSLALIQEDVTDEMTNLSENLSVRGSAYLGNQHDGNASLNLPLIPEIVGLREQITALLGYDSFADYQIAHSGVPLDRNSLLTYLYNASVPSRRASHEEAAELLCERQKTDPGASAVYDYEIPSLRSGLSSRVNDTSAISAFFPAENVIERLNDLVSEIFGIPISPVTFAEYPGIHLFRIPRPNSSDTQAWFYLWIRQENSIGSTSGKTYFIRAGHESNDRWIPPISALIVSVPGTGGREINLSPVDLQVLFHEYGHLLRHSLATGRYATLSSSARDPGGYSEVYSLFFEQFLWTPEVLDRMSGKKKGGDGLPSSLRDQIIAGHGEEAGWGSGYIQVYPYFLSLLDLEIHSGNRTPDFISLYDRVYQNLTGYRAGSGPSSLLLNPAFFISDNAGIYWHYVLDDTCVKEIFSRFQRDGVLNQSTGIVCRQQLFEPAGSVNTPVLIRNFLNRSDDSGICPGIT, from the coding sequence ATGGGTCGGCAGATCATCATCGCAGGAGTTGTAACTCTTCTCCTGATTATAACCGCCCTCTCTGTAATCTGGTTCAGTACTGATGATCACACTCTTCAAACCCGGCTATCATCTCCTGATACCGGTGATCCGATACGTCTGACCTACACTGCCGGAGAAATCCCTGATGAGATCAACCAGAGTATCGCTGATACCACCCGTGACCTTGATGATCTTGCTGCAATTCCGGAACCCTCACGAAACTTCACGAACACCGATGTCAGGCTCGATGAAATCCTTGCTGACTTTGACGAAAAAACTTTAAAATATTCCCTTGTCGCCGAAATATCTACTGATCCGGCTGTAAAATCCGATGCTGAACAGGCTTCATACCACCGGGATGAATTCCTGAATGCGGTATACCTGCGAGAGGATATCGCACATGCTCTTTCCCGGGTAACTCCGGATCAGGGTATTGATCGAGAACTGCATAACAGGTTGACAGACGATTTCAGCCTTGCCCTCATTCAGGAAGATGTGACGGACGAGATGACCAATCTCAGCGAGAACCTCTCTGTACGAGGATCTGCGTATCTTGGAAATCAGCACGATGGGAATGCCTCGCTGAATCTTCCGCTGATCCCTGAGATCGTCGGCCTGAGAGAACAGATCACAGCCCTGCTCGGGTACGACTCCTTTGCAGACTACCAGATTGCACACTCCGGTGTACCGCTAGACAGAAACAGCCTCCTCACTTATCTCTACAACGCATCTGTTCCCTCAAGAAGGGCATCACACGAAGAGGCGGCAGAACTCCTTTGTGAGAGGCAGAAGACTGACCCAGGAGCATCTGCGGTCTATGACTATGAGATTCCGTCCCTCCGATCAGGTCTATCATCCCGGGTGAACGATACCAGTGCAATCTCAGCATTCTTTCCTGCAGAGAACGTTATTGAACGACTCAACGATCTGGTGTCAGAGATATTCGGAATCCCTATCTCGCCTGTCACGTTCGCGGAGTATCCTGGCATCCATCTCTTCAGAATCCCGCGTCCCAACTCTTCTGATACACAAGCCTGGTTTTACCTGTGGATTCGTCAGGAGAACAGCATCGGCAGTACCTCTGGAAAGACGTACTTCATTCGTGCCGGTCACGAATCAAACGACAGATGGATCCCTCCGATATCGGCCCTCATAGTATCTGTTCCTGGGACCGGGGGCAGAGAGATAAACCTGTCACCTGTTGATCTCCAGGTGCTGTTTCATGAGTATGGCCACCTTCTCAGGCACAGCCTTGCCACCGGCAGGTATGCCACCCTCTCAAGCAGTGCCCGCGATCCTGGTGGGTACAGCGAGGTTTACTCACTCTTCTTCGAACAGTTTCTCTGGACTCCTGAAGTTCTTGATCGCATGTCTGGAAAGAAAAAAGGCGGAGATGGACTTCCCTCTTCCCTGAGAGATCAGATCATTGCAGGTCACGGAGAAGAGGCTGGCTGGGGTTCCGGGTATATTCAGGTCTATCCCTACTTCCTCTCACTCCTGGATCTCGAGATCCATTCAGGGAACAGGACCCCGGATTTTATCAGTCTGTATGACCGGGTGTACCAAAACCTGACCGGGTATCGGGCAGGTTCAGGCCCATCGTCCCTGCTCCTGAACCCGGCATTTTTCATATCAGACAATGCCGGGATATACTGGCATTACGTGCTTGATGATACCTGTGTAAAAGAGATCTTCTCCAGGTTTCAAAGAGATGGTGTGCTCAATCAGAGTACTGGTATTGTCTGCAGGCAGCAACTCTTTGAGCCTGCCGGATCGGTGAACACACCCGTTCTCATCAGAAACTTCCTCAACCGGTCAGATGATTCCGGTATCTGTCCTGGGATCACCTGA